One window of Rhinoraja longicauda isolate Sanriku21f chromosome 9, sRhiLon1.1, whole genome shotgun sequence genomic DNA carries:
- the commd1 gene encoding COMM domain-containing protein 1 isoform X2 produces MAGGEEEAEALAALLGGLAQITYFHNPAVTEEQLKAELCHHLPQHEFRALVEKMTGILRSITSADMDFNQLEAFLTAQTKKQKGITPDQAVVLTKFWKSHKVKIRECLINQSKWENCLRNFSWRVDLKTQSRHLDQINTPVALVELELGKNDQD; encoded by the exons ATGGCGGGCGGAGAGGAGGAGGCCGAGGCCTTGGCGGCGCTGCTGGGCGGCCTGGCCCAGATCACGTACTTCCACAACCCCGCCGTCACCGAGGAGCAGCTGAAGGCCGAGCTCTGCCACCACCTCCCGCAGCACGAGTTCCGAGCCCTGGTGGAGAAGATGACGGGAATCCTCCGG TCAATAACATCTGCAGATATGGACTTTAACCAGCTGGAAGCCTTCTTAACAGCGCAGACCAAGAAACAAAAAGGAATTACACCAGATCAAGCTGTAGTTTTAACCAAATTCTGGAAAAGTCATAAAGTTAAAATCCGTGAATGCCTTATAAATCAGAGCAAGTGGGAAAACTGCTTGAGAAATTTCAGTTGGAGAGTTGACTTGAAGACTCAGTCCAGACACTTGGATCAAATTAACACACCAGTTGCTTTGGTGGAGTTGGAACTTGGAAAGAATGATCAG